A DNA window from Solanum lycopersicum chromosome 3, SLM_r2.1 contains the following coding sequences:
- the LOC112940035 gene encoding protein NRT1/ PTR FAMILY 1.2, which produces MAEYVPLSQMEDSEKQNSSIKSRKKGGLITIPFIIANEALESVASYGLLPNMTFYLMRDYRMDITTTQNLLFFWSAATNFLPIVGAVVADSYLGRFLTIGLGSIFSFMGTVVLWLTAMIPKARPPPCNQSGQACKSTTTSQYMLLVFSFLLMSIGAGGIRSSSLAFGANQLDKGDNNPNKYKMMESFFTWYYTLCVASVLIALTGIVYLQDRLGWKVGFGVPAILMFLSALSFYLASPFYIKPKVRSNVFASFIQVIVVACKNRKLHYPNQNSDYHHKNGSGPQVPTEKLRFLNKACIIKRPEDVKPNGVAANPWNLCTVEQVEELKALIRVLPLWSTGIMISINMSQSSFPLLQAQSMDRHLTKGFEIPAGSFGMFMMIALTIWVFLYDRVMLPLASKIKGRPVRLKPIVRMGIGIFVSCMSMVVSGIIEHVRRRKAIYQGLLSNSQGLVEMSALWLIIPSCLNGIAEAFSSIGSTEFYYSELPRSMSSIASALLGLGMAVASLLASVILSAVDKYTKGEGKESWVSSNINKGHYEYYYWFLALLTAFNLIYFVACCWQYGTSVEVDITIKMMELSDDDD; this is translated from the exons ATGGCAGAGTATGTTCCTTTATCTCAAATGGAGGATTCAGAGAAGCAAAATTCTTCaattaaaagtagaaaaaaggGTGGATTAATTACCATTCcttttattatag CAAATGAAGCACTGGAGAGTGTGGCGAGCTATGGGCTTTTACCAAATATGACATTTTATCTGATGAGAGATTACAGGATGGACATTACTACAACTCAAAATCTTCTGTTTTTCTGGTCAGCTGCTACTAATTTTTTGCCTATTGTTGGAGCTGTTGTTGCTGATTCCTATTTAGGTCGATTCCTTACTATTGGCCTTGGTTCCATCTTCAGTTTCATG GGAACTGTAGTGTTGTGGTTAACAGCAATGATTCCGAAAGCAAGACCTCCGCCTTGCAATCAATCAGGACAGGCTTGTAAATCTACAACGACATCACAATACATGCTCTTGGTTTTCTCATTTCTGCTCATGTCAATTGGTGCTGGAGGTATAAGATCGTCTTCTTTAGCATTTGGTGCTAACCAGTTAGACAAGGGAGATAATAATCCCAACAAGTATAAGATGATGGAGAGCTTCTTTACCTGGTATTATACTTTATGCGTAGCTTCTGTTTTGATTGCCCTGACGGGCATCGTTTACCTACAAGACAGACTGGGGTGGAAAGTAGGTTTTGGAGTTCCTGCCATCCTCATGTTCTTATCCGCTCTGTCTTTCTACCTTGCATCTCCATTTTATATCAAGCCAAAGGTTCGCTCAAATGTGTTTGCCAGCTTTATACAAGTAATTGTCGTTGCCTGCAAGAATAGGAAACTACATTACCCCAATCAGAACTCTGATTATCATCACAAGAATGGTTCAGGACCTCAAGTGCCAACGGAGAAATTGAGATTCTTAAACAAAGCTTGCATCATTAAAAGACCTGAAGATGTTAAGCCAAATGGAGTTGCAGCCAATCCATGGAACCTTTGCACAGTGGAGCAAGTTGAGGAGCTAAAAGCCCTCATTAGAGTCTTGCCATTGTGGTCAACGGGGATCATGATATCAATAAACATGAGCCAAAGTTCATTCCCTTTATTACAAGCTCAATCCATGGATAGACATCTAACTAAAGGGTTCGAAATTCCAGCAGGATCATTTGGGATGTTTATGATGATTGCGTTAACAATTTGGGTTTTTCTCTATGACCGAGTGATGCTTCCATTGGCATCAAAGATCAAAGGAAGACCAGTTCGTCTAAAACCTATAGTCAGAATGGGAATTGGCATATTTGTCTCTTGCATGTCCATGGTAGTCTCTGGTATTATTGAACATGTTCGACGAAGAAAAGCAATCTATCAAGGGCTGTTGAGCAACTCGCAGGGTTTGGTGGAGATGTCAGCATTGTGGCTCATAATACCAAGCTGTTTAAATGGGATAGCAGAGGCATTCAGCTCGATCGGCTCCACAGAGTTCTATTATTCGGAGTTACCAAGGAGTATGTCAAGTATTGCATCAGCTCTTTTAGGATTGGGAATGGCAGTGGCAAGTCTTTTAGCAAGTGTGATTTTGAGTGCTGTGGATAAGTACACCAAAGGAGAAGGGAAAGAAAGTTGGGTTTCAAGCAATATCAACAAGGGACACTATGAGTATTACTACTGGTTTCTTGCTCTATTGACAGCTTTCAATCTGATTTATTTTGTGGCTTGTTGCTGGCAATATGGAACCTCTGTTGAAGTTGACATCACTATCAAAATGATGGAGCTTAGTGATGATGATGACTGA